One genomic segment of Photobacterium sp. DA100 includes these proteins:
- a CDS encoding MFS transporter: MEQSIENEKLGWRVYLEKKVLIMLALGFSSGLPLLLVFGTLSFWLREADVSRTDIGFFSWVALAYGFKWIWSPLIDRFPIPVLSTLLGRRRGWMVFSQLLIIASLVGMAVSNPQADLVQLAIFAVIVAFSSASQDIVIDAYRIELASERLQAALAAAYMTGYRLAMIMAGAGALAFAAWFGSNTGYDPEGWKYAYFIMASLMGVGLVTALCIHEPTIDSSAIDNVEQEFRQELIAKGTSPRTARLMAWFYTAAIMPFKDFFDRYGKQALLILALIGCYRISDVVMGVMANAFYVDMGFTKTEVASVSKVYGVIMTLLGAGLGGILVSKYSTMRILALGAVLAAVTNLAFMVFSYIGNSLPMLTLVISLDNLSAGIATAAFITFMSSLTNVAFSATQYALFSSIMLLFPKFIAGFSGLYVDMFGYNIFFLTTALIGLPVLGLIYIVNRHSGSLAAESH, translated from the coding sequence ATGGAGCAATCGATTGAAAATGAAAAACTTGGCTGGCGAGTTTATCTAGAGAAAAAAGTCCTTATCATGCTGGCACTGGGCTTTTCTTCCGGCCTGCCATTGCTGCTGGTATTTGGTACCTTGTCTTTCTGGCTTCGTGAAGCCGATGTCAGCCGCACAGATATCGGTTTTTTTAGTTGGGTGGCCTTGGCCTACGGTTTCAAGTGGATCTGGTCGCCCCTCATCGACCGCTTTCCTATTCCAGTCCTGTCCACCCTGCTGGGGCGCCGACGAGGCTGGATGGTGTTCTCGCAGTTACTGATCATTGCCTCCCTGGTGGGAATGGCCGTCAGTAACCCGCAAGCCGACTTGGTACAGCTCGCGATTTTTGCCGTCATTGTCGCCTTTTCATCGGCTTCGCAGGATATCGTAATCGATGCCTACCGTATCGAGTTGGCCTCGGAGCGGTTACAGGCAGCGCTGGCGGCCGCCTATATGACAGGCTACCGCTTAGCGATGATCATGGCCGGTGCAGGTGCGCTGGCCTTTGCCGCGTGGTTCGGATCCAATACCGGATATGATCCTGAAGGCTGGAAGTACGCCTACTTCATCATGGCAAGCCTGATGGGCGTTGGCCTCGTGACCGCGCTGTGTATCCACGAGCCAACTATTGATAGCTCCGCCATTGATAATGTCGAACAAGAATTCCGCCAGGAACTGATTGCCAAAGGGACTTCCCCTCGCACGGCAAGGCTTATGGCCTGGTTCTATACTGCCGCTATCATGCCATTCAAAGATTTCTTTGATCGGTATGGCAAACAGGCCTTGCTCATTCTGGCCCTGATCGGCTGTTACCGGATCTCCGATGTGGTAATGGGTGTCATGGCCAACGCCTTCTATGTCGATATGGGCTTTACCAAAACCGAAGTCGCTTCGGTATCCAAGGTCTATGGTGTGATCATGACCCTGCTCGGCGCTGGCCTCGGCGGGATCCTGGTCAGCAAATACTCGACCATGCGTATCCTTGCCCTCGGTGCCGTGCTCGCTGCCGTTACCAACTTGGCTTTCATGGTCTTTAGCTATATTGGCAACAGCCTGCCGATGCTGACCCTGGTGATCTCACTGGATAACCTCAGCGCCGGTATCGCCACTGCGGCTTTCATTACCTTCATGTCGAGCCTGACCAACGTGGCTTTTTCGGCGACACAATACGCCTTGTTCAGTTCTATCATGCTGCTGTTCCCGAAATTTATCGCAGGTTTCTCAGGCTTATATGTCGATATGTTTGGCTACAATATCTTTTTCCTCACCACGGCCCTGATTGGCCTACCGGTACTAGGCTTGATTTATATCGTCAATAGGCACAGTGGAAGCTTGGCCGCAGAGAGTCACTAG
- a CDS encoding YajG family lipoprotein, whose translation MKKLLVAASILALTACSSPSEPQLSINPEPVIASQPLVQGKSMNLDSRDLRTAQFIAVVDSGRENVQPLHSNENLRLTLEDALSRQLTSQGYTISEDSTGTLRLDILEAMVNVKHSVMSHELSSKLQLQLVVETPKGKFVKRYSGKSSRNGAMSASVEDMELAMNNLITAVLKDIYADPELNAYMQENL comes from the coding sequence ATGAAGAAGCTTCTTGTTGCTGCCTCCATACTTGCCCTGACAGCCTGCTCTAGCCCGTCAGAGCCCCAGCTCTCGATCAACCCTGAGCCGGTGATCGCCTCACAGCCTCTGGTACAAGGCAAAAGCATGAACCTCGATAGCCGTGATCTTCGCACCGCCCAATTCATTGCTGTGGTCGACAGCGGCCGCGAAAATGTCCAGCCGCTGCACAGCAACGAAAACCTGCGCCTGACACTGGAAGACGCCCTATCGCGCCAGCTGACATCGCAGGGATATACCATCTCAGAAGACAGCACAGGGACACTGCGCCTTGATATCCTGGAAGCCATGGTCAACGTCAAGCACAGCGTGATGAGCCATGAATTGAGCAGCAAGCTGCAGCTTCAGCTGGTCGTTGAGACCCCTAAAGGAAAATTCGTTAAGCGTTACTCCGGCAAATCTTCCCGCAATGGCGCAATGAGTGCATCGGTAGAAGATATGGAGCTGGCAATGAACAATTTGATCACTGCCGTTCTTAAAGACATCTATGCTGATCCAGAGTTGAACGCTTATATGCAGGAGAACCTATAA
- the panE gene encoding 2-dehydropantoate 2-reductase: MNITIIGAGAIGRLWGCKLAGKHNVQYWTRDHRRQLTIHLSASEATQHTTSSNTFDFEANQETFLARSDLVLVTVKAFQIAGAIQAARPHIAPQATVVVMHNGMGSQQTVREMLPDNPIVYATTAQAAFRPSEDEVRHTGIGPTLLGGITAQGNRLQQLGQLFDDALSPCQWQDDINLPLWRKLAINCAINPLTALHNCKNGELALAQFDTELTNICQEVAEVMTAEGYPVAGSELRQQVDTVIKATAGNFSSMNQDVCHQRQTEIDYISGYLIARAKAHQIAVPCNQRLWQAIKELEKQYHDQ; the protein is encoded by the coding sequence GTGAACATCACCATCATCGGCGCAGGTGCCATCGGCAGGCTATGGGGCTGCAAACTTGCCGGTAAACATAACGTCCAATACTGGACCCGCGACCATCGCCGCCAGTTGACGATTCATTTATCGGCCTCAGAGGCCACCCAACACACCACATCCAGCAACACCTTCGACTTTGAAGCCAATCAGGAAACCTTCCTGGCGAGGAGTGACTTGGTGCTGGTGACCGTCAAGGCGTTTCAAATCGCTGGCGCTATTCAAGCCGCCAGGCCGCATATTGCCCCGCAGGCAACCGTCGTTGTCATGCACAACGGCATGGGGAGCCAGCAAACCGTACGGGAAATGCTTCCTGATAACCCTATCGTTTATGCCACGACAGCACAGGCCGCGTTCCGTCCAAGCGAGGATGAAGTACGCCATACCGGTATCGGGCCAACCCTATTGGGCGGCATCACTGCTCAAGGAAATCGCTTACAGCAACTGGGCCAGCTTTTTGATGATGCCCTTTCCCCTTGCCAGTGGCAGGACGACATCAACCTACCCTTATGGCGCAAGCTGGCGATAAACTGCGCCATCAATCCGTTGACCGCCCTCCACAATTGCAAAAATGGTGAGCTGGCACTGGCACAGTTTGATACCGAACTAACCAATATTTGCCAGGAAGTAGCTGAGGTCATGACCGCAGAGGGCTACCCAGTGGCAGGCTCTGAACTCCGGCAACAGGTCGACACGGTGATAAAAGCAACGGCAGGCAACTTTTCTTCCATGAATCAGGACGTTTGCCATCAAAGACAGACTGAAATCGACTATATTAGCGGATATCTTATTGCCCGGGCGAAAGCACACCAGATCGCTGTGCCTTGCAACCAACGCCTGTGGCAAGCAATAAAAGAACTGGAGAAACAATACCATGACCAATGA
- the bolA gene encoding transcriptional regulator BolA, whose product MIQERIQIKLEQAFSPLHLEVINESYMHNVPEGSESHFKVVVVSEQFEGMRLIGRHRAVNTALADELANDIHALAVHTYTESEWQSQQQGAPASPACRGGSKLG is encoded by the coding sequence ATGATCCAGGAACGTATACAAATCAAACTAGAGCAAGCGTTCTCGCCCCTTCATCTCGAGGTGATCAATGAGAGTTACATGCACAATGTGCCGGAAGGCTCGGAAAGTCACTTCAAGGTGGTTGTCGTCAGTGAGCAGTTCGAGGGGATGCGCCTGATCGGTCGTCATCGCGCCGTTAATACGGCACTGGCTGACGAGTTGGCCAATGATATCCATGCGCTGGCCGTGCATACCTACACCGAAAGCGAGTGGCAGAGTCAGCAGCAAGGTGCACCGGCCTCACCGGCATGCCGCGGTGGCAGCAAGCTGGGCTGA
- the yajL gene encoding protein deglycase YajL, producing the protein MTNDSASQKTIRVAVCIAPGTEEMEAVTTIDMLVRAGFSVTTASAASDGALIMEGSRGIKLVADTALVNIADEPFDCVVLPGGLGGAECFRDSPLLVEFVKQHKYDGKLVAAICAAPALVLEHHQLYPDALMTSHPSFHDHIPAERLRTKRVVYDINNRLLTSQGPGTAMEFAFEIINHLAGKEKAAEVAEPMVVWPNMHYTVLPRK; encoded by the coding sequence ATGACCAATGACAGCGCCAGCCAAAAAACGATCAGGGTAGCGGTATGCATTGCCCCGGGCACCGAAGAGATGGAAGCCGTGACCACCATCGATATGCTGGTACGCGCCGGTTTCTCGGTGACTACCGCCAGTGCGGCCTCTGACGGCGCATTGATCATGGAAGGATCGCGCGGCATCAAGCTGGTCGCCGATACCGCCCTGGTCAATATTGCCGATGAGCCGTTTGACTGCGTGGTCCTGCCGGGCGGCCTCGGCGGGGCCGAATGCTTCCGCGACAGCCCGCTGCTGGTTGAATTTGTCAAACAGCATAAATACGACGGCAAATTAGTTGCCGCAATTTGCGCTGCCCCTGCCTTGGTGCTTGAGCACCACCAGCTCTATCCCGACGCGCTGATGACATCCCACCCAAGCTTCCACGACCATATTCCGGCCGAGCGCCTGCGTACCAAGCGAGTGGTTTACGACATCAACAACCGCCTGCTGACCAGCCAGGGGCCGGGAACGGCAATGGAATTCGCGTTTGAAATCATCAACCACCTGGCCGGCAAGGAAAAAGCCGCCGAGGTCGCGGAGCCGATGGTGGTATGGCCGAATATGCACTACACGGTTTTACCTAGAAAATAG
- a CDS encoding peptidylprolyl isomerase yields MRRLLSTLLFCLALPISAAPQVSVTTNLGEFVIELEQEKAPVSSENFLRYVEDGSYEGTIFHRVIPGFMAQGGGFDKDLKRRSSYEPIKNESTNGLSNAKATVAMARTQAPDSATRQFYINYQNNTFLDAKGSQPGYAVFGKVVSGFAVIEKMAEIPTTTIRSMGMKDVPEQPIVIESVKIIKN; encoded by the coding sequence ATGCGTCGTTTGCTATCGACCCTACTGTTTTGCCTGGCTCTGCCCATCAGTGCAGCCCCCCAAGTCTCGGTAACCACCAACTTGGGCGAGTTTGTCATCGAGCTTGAGCAGGAAAAGGCCCCGGTTTCGAGTGAAAACTTCCTTCGTTATGTGGAAGATGGCAGCTACGAAGGCACCATTTTTCACCGTGTGATCCCGGGCTTCATGGCCCAAGGCGGTGGTTTTGATAAAGATCTCAAGCGCCGTTCAAGCTATGAGCCGATCAAAAATGAGTCGACCAATGGGCTGAGCAATGCCAAGGCGACGGTCGCCATGGCTCGCACCCAGGCGCCAGACTCGGCGACCCGCCAGTTTTACATCAACTACCAAAACAACACCTTCCTGGATGCCAAGGGCAGTCAGCCTGGCTATGCGGTATTCGGTAAAGTTGTGAGCGGCTTCGCAGTTATTGAAAAAATGGCAGAAATTCCGACTACAACTATCCGCTCCATGGGTATGAAAGATGTTCCGGAGCAGCCTATAGTTATTGAAAGTGTCAAAATTATTAAAAATTAG
- a CDS encoding outer membrane protein OmpK, which produces MRKSLVALSVLAASAATAVNAADYSDDIHKNDYSWSQFNLMAAVDEKGAGPESTHDYLEMEFGGRSGIFDLYGYVDVFNLTSDPGSDKAGAEKIFMKFAPRMSLDGLTGKDLSFGPVQELYLATVMEWGGNSGVNSQKVGLGSDVMVPWLGKIGLNLYATYDSNQKDWNGYQISTNWFKPFYFLDNGTFISYQGYIDYQFGMEDDAAFQSSHGGAMFNGIYWHSDRYAVGYGLKLYNNVYGFKDGEALPWAPVADSSGVGHYFSVTYKF; this is translated from the coding sequence ATGCGTAAATCACTAGTAGCACTAAGCGTTCTAGCTGCTTCAGCTGCAACAGCAGTAAATGCGGCAGATTACTCTGACGACATCCACAAAAACGACTACAGCTGGTCTCAGTTCAACCTGATGGCAGCGGTTGACGAAAAAGGTGCGGGTCCTGAGTCAACTCATGACTACCTAGAAATGGAATTCGGCGGCCGTTCAGGTATCTTCGACCTATACGGTTACGTTGACGTTTTCAACCTAACTAGTGATCCAGGCAGCGACAAAGCGGGTGCAGAAAAAATCTTCATGAAGTTCGCGCCACGTATGTCTCTTGACGGTCTAACAGGTAAAGACCTGTCTTTCGGTCCTGTACAGGAGCTATACCTAGCGACTGTTATGGAGTGGGGCGGTAACTCTGGTGTTAACTCTCAAAAAGTTGGTCTGGGTTCAGACGTAATGGTGCCATGGTTGGGCAAAATCGGCCTGAACCTATACGCAACTTACGATTCTAACCAGAAAGACTGGAACGGTTACCAGATCTCGACCAACTGGTTCAAGCCGTTCTACTTCCTAGACAACGGTACGTTCATTTCTTACCAGGGTTACATCGATTACCAGTTCGGTATGGAAGATGATGCAGCATTCCAGTCAAGCCACGGCGGTGCAATGTTCAACGGTATCTACTGGCACTCTGACCGCTACGCAGTGGGTTACGGTCTGAAACTATACAACAACGTTTACGGCTTTAAAGACGGCGAAGCTCTACCATGGGCTCCAGTTGCTGACTCTTCAGGCGTTGGCCACTACTTCAGCGTAACTTACAAGTTCTAA
- a CDS encoding Na(+)-translocating NADH-quinone reductase subunit A, with amino-acid sequence MITIKKGLDIPISGTPTQAINDGKAITRVALLGEEYVGMRPTMHIRVGDVVKKGQVLFEDKKNPGVKFTAPASGKVAEINRGAKRVLQSVVIDVEGDEQITYNSYDAGQIAQLERSVLVDQLVESGMWTALRTRPFSKVPAIDAETQAIFVTAIDTNPLAANPEVVINEQSDAFTAGLTVLSRLTSGKVLVCKSGASLPRCSEANVEEHVFNGPHPAGLVGTHIHTLFGASIENVAWHINYQDVIAFGKLFLTGEIFTDRVVSLAGPVVNNPRLVRTQIGASIEQITDAEMMPGELRILSGSVLNGVHAEGPHAYLGRYHLQVSALREGREKEFLGWIAPGKNKFSVTRSFLSQFFPGQLFNMTTSTNGSERAMVPIGNYEKVMPLDIEPTLLLRDLCAGDVDSAQQLGALELDEEDLALCTFVCPGKYEFGPLLRQCLDTIEKEG; translated from the coding sequence ATGATTACAATAAAGAAGGGTCTGGATATCCCTATTTCAGGGACTCCTACCCAGGCGATAAATGATGGCAAGGCCATCACACGTGTCGCCTTGCTTGGCGAAGAATATGTTGGTATGCGTCCTACAATGCATATCCGCGTAGGGGATGTAGTGAAAAAAGGTCAGGTTCTTTTTGAAGACAAGAAGAACCCTGGCGTTAAGTTCACTGCTCCAGCCAGCGGCAAGGTTGCAGAAATCAATCGTGGTGCAAAGCGCGTTCTACAATCCGTAGTGATTGATGTAGAAGGCGACGAGCAGATTACATACAACAGCTACGACGCAGGTCAGATTGCTCAACTTGAGCGTTCTGTACTGGTAGACCAGCTGGTTGAGTCTGGTATGTGGACAGCGCTTCGTACGCGTCCTTTCAGCAAGGTCCCTGCGATCGATGCTGAAACGCAGGCTATCTTTGTAACTGCTATTGACACTAACCCTCTAGCGGCTAACCCAGAAGTTGTTATCAACGAGCAAAGCGATGCATTTACTGCAGGCCTGACAGTACTGTCACGTCTAACTAGCGGTAAAGTATTGGTTTGTAAGTCTGGTGCAAGTCTACCTCGCTGCAGTGAAGCCAATGTGGAAGAGCATGTATTCAACGGTCCGCACCCAGCGGGTCTGGTTGGTACCCACATCCACACCCTGTTCGGCGCAAGCATCGAGAACGTGGCATGGCACATCAACTATCAGGACGTTATCGCATTCGGTAAATTGTTCCTGACAGGTGAGATCTTCACTGACCGTGTGGTTTCTCTGGCTGGTCCTGTGGTTAACAACCCTCGTCTAGTTCGTACCCAGATCGGTGCGTCTATCGAGCAGATCACAGATGCTGAAATGATGCCGGGCGAACTGCGTATCCTTTCTGGTTCTGTACTGAATGGTGTTCACGCCGAAGGCCCTCACGCCTACCTAGGTCGCTACCACCTACAAGTTTCTGCCCTTCGCGAAGGCCGTGAGAAAGAATTCTTGGGCTGGATCGCGCCAGGTAAAAACAAATTCTCTGTTACTCGCTCTTTCCTAAGCCAGTTCTTCCCGGGTCAGCTATTTAACATGACTACGTCGACGAACGGTTCTGAGCGTGCGATGGTGCCAATCGGCAACTACGAAAAAGTGATGCCGCTTGATATCGAGCCGACTCTGCTTCTTCGTGACCTGTGTGCAGGTGACGTGGACAGTGCTCAGCAGCTAGGTGCACTAGAGCTGGACGAAGAAGATCTAGCACTATGTACCTTCGTATGCCCAGGTAAGTATGAATTTGGTCCTTTGCTACGTCAGTGCCTGGACACAATTGAGAAGGAAGGGTAA
- the thiI gene encoding tRNA uracil 4-sulfurtransferase ThiI, with protein MKFIVKPHPEIFVKSESVRKRFTRILECNIRIILQRLSDSIAVYNRRSHIEVVPKDESLREEVLAVLTQTPGIHHTLEVKQTDFTDLHDIYEQTLAHVGDSLEGKTFCVRAKRTGKHDFTSIELERYVGGGLNQAIESASVKLKNPDVTVRVEVQNDKLNQILARHKGLGGFPLGTQEDVLSLISGGFDSGVSSYLHIKRGSKVHYCFFNLGGPAHEIGVKQVSHFLWKKFGSSAKVKFIAIDFEPVVGEILENIDDGQMGVVLKRMFMRAAGMVAERFGIEALVTGEALGQVSSQTLTNLRHIDNVTDTLILRPLINWDKEDIIDVARQIGTEDFAKTMPEFCGVISKSPTVKAVKEKLEAEEAKFDFTVLERVVTEARVIDIRDIEKESQEQAPEIELVDQIETDAVVLDIRSPDEEDENPLEIDNVDVKHLPFYKLATQFGDLPQDKTYLLYCDRGVMSRLQALYLKENGFDNVKVYRP; from the coding sequence ATGAAATTTATCGTTAAACCCCATCCTGAGATTTTCGTAAAGAGTGAATCCGTACGTAAGCGTTTTACCAGAATCTTAGAATGTAACATTCGCATTATCCTTCAGCGTCTGTCTGATTCTATTGCGGTATACAACCGCCGCAGCCACATTGAAGTGGTGCCAAAAGACGAGAGCCTGCGTGAAGAAGTGTTGGCTGTCTTGACCCAGACTCCGGGTATTCACCATACATTGGAAGTTAAGCAAACGGATTTTACCGATCTGCACGATATCTACGAGCAGACGCTGGCCCATGTTGGTGACAGCCTAGAAGGCAAGACTTTCTGTGTGCGTGCCAAACGTACCGGTAAGCATGACTTTACCTCGATTGAGCTGGAGCGTTACGTCGGGGGCGGTTTGAACCAAGCGATTGAGTCGGCATCGGTGAAGCTGAAGAACCCTGATGTGACGGTGCGTGTCGAAGTCCAGAACGACAAGCTTAACCAGATCCTAGCCCGCCATAAAGGTTTAGGTGGCTTCCCGCTGGGTACCCAGGAAGACGTATTGAGCTTGATCTCCGGTGGTTTCGACTCGGGTGTGTCGAGCTACTTGCATATCAAACGCGGCAGCAAAGTCCATTACTGCTTCTTCAACCTAGGCGGTCCAGCGCACGAAATCGGCGTGAAGCAGGTTTCCCACTTCTTGTGGAAGAAATTCGGTTCATCCGCTAAGGTCAAGTTTATTGCCATCGACTTCGAACCGGTTGTGGGCGAGATCCTTGAAAACATTGATGACGGCCAGATGGGCGTTGTGCTTAAGCGCATGTTCATGCGTGCAGCGGGTATGGTTGCTGAGCGCTTTGGTATCGAAGCGTTGGTAACTGGTGAAGCTCTGGGCCAGGTATCGAGCCAGACGCTGACTAACCTCCGTCATATCGATAACGTGACCGATACGCTGATCCTGCGTCCGCTGATCAACTGGGATAAGGAAGACATCATCGATGTTGCCCGCCAGATCGGTACCGAAGATTTTGCCAAGACCATGCCTGAGTTCTGTGGTGTGATTTCCAAGAGCCCGACAGTCAAAGCGGTGAAAGAGAAGCTGGAAGCCGAGGAAGCGAAGTTCGATTTTACTGTTCTTGAGCGAGTGGTCACTGAGGCGCGTGTGATTGATATCCGTGACATCGAAAAAGAAAGCCAGGAGCAGGCACCGGAAATCGAGCTGGTCGATCAGATCGAGACCGACGCCGTGGTACTGGATATCCGTAGCCCGGATGAAGAGGACGAGAACCCGCTGGAAATCGACAATGTCGATGTGAAGCACCTTCCGTTCTACAAGCTGGCGACCCAGTTTGGTGATCTGCCGCAGGACAAGACTTACCTGTTGTACTGTGACCGTGGCGTGATGAGCCGCCTTCAGGCGCTGTACCTGAAAGAGAACGGCTTCGATAACGTCAAGGTGTATCGTCCGTAA
- a CDS encoding methyltransferase, which translates to MKPELTLHGRTLTLQRYPVRNNETLQAWDAADEYLINHVKEAEIPLDPARPILILNDSFGALSCWFAEDGKVTAVTDSFISKQGCTANLAENQLPAANIIDCLAELPANPQLVLMKLPKNNRLLVWQLQQLCQLLPADCQIIAAAKARDIHSSTLKLFEKHLGETKTSLAVKKARLIFCQANPALAQPLPAPQQWDVPEHKMTLANHANVFSSDSLDIGARLLLEHIPSGEQYQDIIDLGCGNGVIGIKAARLNPQARVVCVDESYMAAASAQMNAERNLDHPAQFTAKVNNCLDGFPAQSADLVLCNPPFHQQAAITDHIAWQMFCDAKHALRANGKLVVIGNRHLGYGAKLKRLFGNVTVIAQNNKFVVYQSDK; encoded by the coding sequence ATGAAACCAGAGCTAACCCTTCATGGGCGTACGCTGACCCTGCAGCGCTACCCAGTAAGGAACAATGAAACCCTACAGGCATGGGACGCCGCAGACGAGTACCTGATCAACCACGTCAAAGAAGCGGAGATCCCCCTCGACCCGGCCCGCCCAATCCTCATCCTCAACGATAGTTTCGGGGCGCTGAGCTGCTGGTTTGCCGAGGACGGGAAAGTCACAGCGGTTACCGACTCTTTCATCTCCAAGCAAGGTTGCACTGCCAACCTCGCCGAGAACCAACTGCCCGCAGCCAACATCATCGACTGCCTGGCAGAACTGCCTGCCAATCCGCAGTTGGTGTTGATGAAACTGCCGAAAAACAATCGCCTGCTGGTATGGCAACTGCAGCAACTTTGCCAGTTGCTGCCGGCTGATTGCCAGATCATTGCAGCAGCCAAAGCCCGCGATATCCATTCTTCGACCCTGAAGCTGTTCGAAAAGCACCTGGGAGAGACCAAGACCTCGCTGGCAGTGAAGAAGGCAAGGCTGATTTTCTGCCAAGCCAACCCGGCACTAGCCCAGCCGCTGCCGGCCCCTCAGCAATGGGATGTCCCCGAGCATAAGATGACCCTGGCCAACCATGCCAACGTGTTTTCCAGTGATAGCCTGGATATCGGTGCCCGCTTGCTGCTCGAGCACATCCCTAGCGGTGAGCAGTATCAGGACATCATCGATCTGGGCTGCGGTAATGGGGTGATCGGTATCAAGGCCGCCCGCCTCAACCCGCAGGCACGTGTGGTCTGTGTGGATGAGAGTTACATGGCTGCGGCGTCGGCCCAAATGAATGCCGAACGCAACCTTGACCATCCCGCCCAGTTCACCGCCAAGGTCAATAACTGCCTGGACGGCTTTCCGGCCCAAAGTGCTGATTTGGTGTTGTGTAACCCGCCATTCCACCAGCAGGCCGCTATCACCGACCATATTGCCTGGCAAATGTTTTGCGACGCCAAGCATGCCCTGCGCGCCAACGGCAAGTTGGTTGTGATTGGCAACCGCCACTTAGGTTATGGCGCAAAGCTAAAGCGTTTGTTTGGCAATGTCACTGTGATTGCCCAAAATAACAAGTTTGTCGTTTATCAATCAGATAAGTAA
- a CDS encoding outer membrane protein OmpK, translated as MYKTLTALSISAALMLPTTGFAVDYSDDIRKNDYKWITFNLMQSIDNKIPFGFQDDTYFEMEFGGRSGWLDVYGYLDVFDIFNSSTSDRNKPQGSDDFADNFFFKFAPRLSIDGMTGKDLSFGPVQELYISTVTNVGDNALFEHYIGLGSDIEMPWFGKMGLNTYARYVRENFGAANEGKWDGYMVSTNWFKPWYTFASGHFVTYQGYLDYKFGASKITDDPNRSTTSIEWFNGIYYHTPQWAFGYGLKYYDNMALFKDGGIAGETTGFGHYLSANYKF; from the coding sequence ATGTATAAAACCCTGACCGCTTTGAGTATCAGCGCAGCATTGATGCTGCCCACGACCGGCTTTGCTGTCGATTATTCTGACGATATCCGCAAAAACGACTATAAATGGATAACGTTCAACCTGATGCAAAGTATCGACAACAAGATCCCCTTTGGCTTCCAAGATGACACCTACTTTGAAATGGAGTTCGGCGGCCGCTCAGGCTGGCTTGACGTATACGGCTACCTGGATGTGTTCGACATATTCAACTCCAGCACCTCAGACCGCAACAAGCCACAAGGCAGCGATGATTTCGCCGACAACTTTTTCTTCAAGTTTGCCCCGCGCTTGTCAATCGATGGCATGACCGGCAAAGACTTGTCGTTTGGTCCGGTACAGGAACTCTACATTTCCACCGTCACCAACGTCGGCGATAACGCGTTGTTTGAACATTACATCGGGCTGGGCTCTGACATCGAGATGCCCTGGTTCGGCAAGATGGGACTCAATACCTATGCCCGCTACGTGCGCGAGAACTTCGGCGCCGCTAACGAGGGCAAATGGGACGGTTACATGGTGTCGACCAACTGGTTCAAGCCCTGGTACACCTTTGCCAGCGGCCATTTTGTCACCTATCAAGGCTACTTGGATTATAAATTCGGCGCATCAAAGATCACCGATGATCCAAACCGTAGTACTACGTCAATTGAGTGGTTCAATGGTATCTACTACCACACCCCTCAATGGGCTTTTGGCTACGGCCTCAAGTATTATGACAATATGGCTCTGTTCAAAGATGGTGGGATAGCCGGAGAAACGACAGGATTTGGCCACTACCTCTCGGCCAACTATAAATTCTGA